The Hypanus sabinus isolate sHypSab1 chromosome 19, sHypSab1.hap1, whole genome shotgun sequence genomic sequence tctcttctttcagttagtcctgacgaagggtctcggcccgaaacgtcgacagtatttctccctatagatgctgtctggcctgctgcgttccaccagcattttgtatgttaagCTTTAAGaaaccttttttttttgcaatcacAAGACCCTTCTGGATatcaagaacttaaagtactgcaggtctaccccatcaatgAATTGCTcgttggcagagaaactgaatgaGGTGGACTTGGTGTGGATTGTGCAGCTGCCTGTGTCAGAGAGGCATTGGTGCGCAAAGGCGGTGTGCAGTTTAATGGCCAGGGGTCATCTTATTCGACCCTGCTGGACTGCGGTGCGGCAGGGAAGCTTTGTGGCCTTGATCATAGTGAGGATCGGGCCTCAAGCTGGGGTGTCGCCTGTTTACAGCTGCCCAGGGGAGAGGCAATGGAGCTGCTGCACTCCAAGCGAGGTGCAGTGTCCAAGCTtcagtcagtgctgccccccagtgttcacttggcagagGAATCAttatcaggttcattatcaccagcatgtgctgTGAAACTTgtcaatttagcagcagcagttcaacacaatacataatatagaagaaaaaaacaataaaataataataacaaataagtaaattacattatacatatactgtattgagtagattaaaaatcgtgcagaaacagaaatacattaaaaaagtgaagtagtgtccaagggttcaacgtccatttaggaattgaatggcagaggggaaagaagctgttcctgaatcgctgaacgTGAATCAGGATTCAGGAATGTGTTTCTATACCATATTGTGTTCTACTGCAGACTGCTGCGACAATTATGGACTCAGGATCTTGGACTATATTATTTTTTACTATGTTACTGAAATTTtttgtgcttgctatcttatacAGTATGTGCTACATGTACCTTGTGTTTGTATTGTATTTTGCATATTCTTACAGCCACATGTTCAAAGTACAGGACAATAATATCAAATACGACACATGCTGCAACAAGTGAGTAGAAAATAAAAATAGCTTAACCAGACCAGGCTCCCCATATGCTTCCTGGGTTCTTACATTGCAATATTTCACCAAGAAAATATATTCGTAATATGCAAAAGTAGCTATTTTATAATGAGGCAGGTCACCCATGGTAGGGTTCAAGAAGGGGGATGGAGCTGAGGCAAGAATTGGAAGGCAGGGACCCTAGGTTTGAAGGGAGGatattgcagaggaataatgacacaaGGTGAATCGTGAATTGTGTATCATTTTGTTAGGATCAATTGACGACATTAATATTCAACTTTTTTTGTTTTGAGTTGTTACAAACTTGATCAATGAGGAAAGATTTACAAGTAATTTATTTGGGTTTGCTAATGATAAAGAAGAAGATCAATCCACAAAACGATGCAGGTAGCTATACAATTTGCCAACGAGGTGGAATGGACAATGATGTGGAAAATCATAAGGTTAACTTTGAAAATAAACTTTAAATTGAGCTGCAATTGTTTTTTTCTTAATGTTCTGGTAAAGAAAATGAATATAGGCACATGGCAACTGGAAAAGTAATTTTGTTCTTTATTCCAAGGAGGTTGAACACAAGACTTGCTGTAATCCTACAGAACTTTAACAACAGTATCTTAAAAAAAAGCATGCAATTTGTTTTCAAATCAAATGAGGCAGATTGTGAATATGTTGTGCCTGTATCGTTTTAGAAAATTGAGGGGTACCTCAGTGATTCTGGTTGATTGATAAAATTCTAAAATCGAACAAGCAAGTGCTGGAAGAAGCTGCATTCTCTATTAAGTGAATCTTTGCAACCTCGAAGTTAAGGTGCTGCCTTTAATTCTCAATTTTGTTGATCATATAGGGTTTTTTTTGATTGGATGTAGTTTTATATTTAAGCTTACTTGTGGAGTAAATTGTTTATATCATTCTCGTTGCCATCTTTGCCTGCCAAAGGTCGGCCACACACAACATTTTTCAGTGTAAGAATCATCAATTTGCCAAGTTTTCACCACACAATGAGCATTCATCTTAATCCATTAGGGGATTATTTTGGCATGGACTGTAAATCTTTCATGCTCACAACTGACTGTTTACCCAAATATACttttaatattaaaaataaaccCAAGCACAATTTAAAAAGTCACAATCAAAAAAATTATCTATTAGGAGTCCAAGACAATGCCTACCATTCAGGGTATAAAGATTCACTTAATAGGGAGTGCAGCTGCTTCATGCAATTTAAAGTAGTGTCCTGCAGCTGCCCATCACCCATTTAGGACTTCTTATCTAGGCTATTCCCTATTGTTGAAACTATTCCTTTTAATTTCTTTGTGGGGCTCAATAATGAGGAACAAATTAGTCCCATTAGGACATTTGGCCAATAATAGAAAAGCTAAGTAGGTATTAGACCTGACTGGATTAGGCTGATCTCCCATTGTGAATGATGTGGTCAGTATTTAGATGGACAACACAGTGGATTTACTCGCAGAGGTGTTGCTATGCACTCTTAGGGCAGCAGGTGTTAAATGAGTTTCATAGTCATCACCACCCTACGAGTTCAGGTATGATACAGTCAAAAACAAAATTGCTGTCCTAGAAAGTAAATTGGGAACAgggtaataaatccataataCTGATGTAAAAGTTACTTTGACACCCCAGATCAAAAGTCTGTAGCTAAGCTCCGCGTTAGCACTATTATTTTTTTATAAGAGATTTAAACATAGCCCCCTTGCTTTTATACAATCCCCATCCATTAATAAAGCTGAAAGGATTCCATGTCCTTTAATAATCTGGATTTATCCCATCGCCCTCATGTGAAAGTATTGAAGTGGTACAGACGTGCAAACTTCCTGTTTACATGACTCAATCCCAAACTTTGACAACTTTCTTACTACAGTGCAGTACCGGTTAACTTTCAGCTTTGATGCATCTACCGCTGTAGCATCTGGATGAAATATATCTAGCCTGTCAACAAAGCCGAAACTCCGAGTAGTTTTCTATCTTCTGCTCACAGGAATGGTGCCAGATAATTGGAGTGCTGTTGTGCTCTCGTTTAGAAAGGACAAAGAGATGCATCTTGTAATTAGAGGCTACTTATTCTAACTTTACTGATGGGCAAATCAACTGGAACCCATTGCACGCAGTACAAGACAATTTAAAAAGGCACCTAATTAAGGACAGTCAGCAGAGATTTAAGGTTCAGTCTGATTAACAAAAAAAATTGAGGTACAAAGAAGTACATTTGATATGGTCTACATCAGCTTTTAGCAAGGATGTTGACAAGATCCCATATGGTCAAAAAGTTTTAAATTTAAggagagtggcaaatggaattaaaATTGTCAGAAAGGAAAAGCTGATGGTTCTAATGTGTTTTGTTTTCATGACCGAAAGGCTGTTATCGGGGTGGGGGTCCCCACAGGATTCTGTATCTAGCACCTTGTGTCCAATAATGTAGATTTATGATTCATAGTTAGTTGGAGCATGATTAAAAACAAGATTTAATACCAAATATGGATAATATTTTAtagtcctttacacttgtgtctgGAAATCATATTCAACAATCTTTAAATGAATTTGTCTTGACAGTGAGAAGGAAAGCTTCAGAGAACAGGGAGCTATTTGGCTGAAGTGGTAAATAAAATAGCTTGATTGCTGTGTATAAGTAAGGTTGGAGATCAAGGAGGGGATTCATGAGGATGTCACCAGGAACAGAAAACTGTccctatgaggaaagattggctcagtcttgatgaagagtttcaacccaaaacatcctcgttggttcatttccacagatactgcctgacctgctgagttcctgcaataTTCTGCATAGGCCAATTTGGCTAAACTAGAAGGTTTtccttggaataaagggagaccaAGAGGAGACTTAATTAAGGCATTTAAAATTGACCAGCCGAAAGAATAAATAGAAAAGACACATTTTCCTTTGTCAAGggactgcaaagaaaataaagtaCTGTACTTAACTTTAAAGTGATTGGTTGAAGAATTAAGGGGGCAAAAGGGCatttaccccccacccccatcatggTCAGGGTTTGTGACTCACTGACTAAAGGTCAGTAAAGGCTGACATTTAAGATGCTTTCAAAGTGTACCTGAAGTATTGTGACATGCAGGACACAGACCAAGAGCTGGAAGGTAGGATTATCCAGCCCTATCCTGGTCCCTCTGTTCCCTAATTTTTTTTTATGACcccatatattttttaaaaacatctcAGTTGATGTACCTTGATCTATGACTACTTCCTTTAGTCATCAGGAGTCATAATAATTCCTTCAACTTTGTGCTGCATTCCCCGTACCTCCAATCATATTTAGTCCTTTCCTTATTCTTACCTAAATGTGAGGCAGCTTGGGGAGTTTTATATTATCAGTTTTATAAGCACAATTATGATATTATTATAAGCACAAATTGTGGTGTTCCCTGAAAGCATACACGTAATCCCCATCACATTtctcaaaatattttaaaaatatgtacTGCATGCTAACTATATTAATCCTCCATATTTCTATCATGCAAATGGTTTTGTCCAATTCCTTTACTCACCAGCACCAGGAAGTGACAGACCAACTTCCCTTTAATAATGGTATTGTATACAATCATGTAGAGCAAATACATTGACATATACCAATTTTAAGTCTCCATTACATTCACCAAAAGAGGGAGACAAAAAAGCAGTCTTGATAAACGGTTATTTGACATTCCTTGAATGTATTGCATGAATAAAACCTTACACCAGTGCTACAAGTAGGATCTCTCTGCTGCAAAGCAGACAAATGCTTCCACTTTGCTTGTAAATCGACAAATCTTACTGGATGTAGAGCACCTTCCTTATGGAAATTACTCAGGGCACTTGTGCTAGTTTTGttacaattttattttaaatataagaTTTGCAACATGCTGGCATTTTTACAGATAATACTCAGTAAGAGACAGTTGTACTCACACTGAAAGACCTTTCATACATGCATTAAACAATTATTCACTCCAGCTAAAGTCCTGCAAATTGAGTAAAATGACCAGTCCATTTACATTAATTATTTCTTTTACATTGGGTAGTTTTACATTTCATATTTCTCTAAAATCTCTTTTCCCTGCACAAGTTATCCAGGAAATACAATTAAACTAATTTCATAAAATCGCTGTTGGACAACTTTTCTTTGCACTTCAATCTTTGCAAATGTTAGTAGCTGTTTCGAAACAATATTATGAGCAGTTCATCATAGTATTATGCGTCATTGCCATTTATTGGTGTTGTATACCCACCAAGTTCCACTAAAAAGGACAATATTTTCAAATAGCAAAACTATTTCTGAAATCTGCAAACACTTCAGCAATGTGGCCCCAGAATTAAAAGAGAAACACACTTTACACAATTTGATCAGAGCACCCCGAGCGGCTCAGCAACCAATGAAGCACACTGATGTCTCGGTCAGATGTGAGGACAATTCAGCATCACCCAGTGTggcttttttttggggggggggagaaatcaaCAAATACAAACATTTGGAAGAGACTCAAGGACTCTAATCATGTTGTCATGGTCCtctttcttggatttattgtggGGGGGATTATCCTCCAAGTACATTGGGGTTCTGGATTTCCTCAGAATCAGAAACTACAAGGTTCACTACTGCAGCAGAGAAAAGCCAATCTGTGTAAAGCAAACTTGCATAAACAGTGGAGAGATCTGACTATTGTGCTTTCTCCGCTCAAGATCAAATTTAAAAATCACCAAACTGATtctatttggctttttttttgggggggggaggaCAAAATACTGGAAGTTGGACAGCTTGAAGCACATTCAGAGTGGGATGCTACTGCCTGGTTAATAGGTTAGCTAGTCAGGAGCCATTGCAACAGCCTGCTTCAGTACAATGCACATTAGCTCCCGTCAGGTTCAATGACTGCAATCAAAAACCAGACGTTTGTCAATTATTTTCCTGCACAACCCCTGGATGCGAGTTCAGCACTTTCCCCTACTGCATCGCCTGCAAAGACCAACTAGCACAGAATCCAAACACAAGTGTTCCTGGTCCACTTGCCTCAGGCCACAAGAAGGAACATCAGAATGTACACAAGattttcctgtgttttttttGCGGATCAGGGTCTTATACCCTTTTCTGATTTTGTACATCTGAACTTATTAGTGCATTTTTCACCATTAAAAACTGTGACTCACGATGAGATCGTTTCAGTTTTGCTCGACGATTCTGGAACCAGAtctgaaattgaaaaaaaaagtatCAAAGGCAGTATTTTGTCTTAAACGGTAGCGACAGCATGAAACCGACACAGAAGTCTTGTTCAGACTTAGGTCTCTTAATTACCTGAATTCGATCTTCATCCAAAGCCAGTTTCTGTGCAAGTTCCTCACGAACATCAATTCCTGGGTAACAATTCAGCCTAAATTCCTCTTCCAAAACTTCAATCTGAGAAAGTGATTCAAATAAAATGCACATGTTTCTATTACACCACAATCGCGTTACGGTGGTTGAAGAAGCAATTGAATGCTAGAATTGAAAATAACCCAGTGAAGAAGCAACGGCTCAACAACTAATTAGAACACTGAGAGGAAAATcttcagacgctggaaatctgagcaacacagccaaaatgctggaggaactcagcaggccaggcagcatctacggaaaagagtacaggcgatgtttcgggccgagacccctcagcAGGTCTCCAACACTTCGTAGGTGTTGCTGTggaattccagaatctgcagactttCCCGTGTTTATTCTGCAAATCAAGTAGTAGCACATGATTTTGTTCACATCCAACATTTCCTATCAAACCGGTGACAATAGATGGGAGTGTTTTTCCCCCTTTTAATTAACTTTCTCGGTTACTTTGGGACGTATCCATTATAAACGACCTTAGTCTATAATAGTGTATCGGAGAGATTAACTGTACACTGTAGACCTAGAACAATGCAGATTTAATAACAAGCCACAAACTATATTTCGATTTTAAAAAAATCGAAAGCTCATTGAAAATCGAGATGTTTTATTCTGTAAAAAATGCTACTCATGAGTTTTAATTTAATGTATATAATCAGAACGGAAGTCCTCCCGCATGTTTTGCTTCGGAAAATCTCTGCCAACTACCTGGCTCCTGCTGAAAGCGGTTCGAGGCCTTCTCCCTCGCAACCAGCAACAGTTCGGCGGATAAGAGACCCGGTGCTCACTCCGCCTGTTCACCTTGGCGCAGTGAAGGTCGCGGTCGCTCTCATTGTCTTCCTTCCTCGTGTAAGGCAGATGGCGAGATCTCTCGGAGGAGTTTGGGCAGGATGTCCCTGGAAAAGCTGAGGGAGAAAATGCGGTCAGTATTACAATATATTAACAAGACGAGTTAGTTACCATAAAAATATGCCATGCTTTTCCATTGATGTGTTCAGGTTGGGAATTAAAGGTGAAAAGGCATTCTACGACAGAACCACGCAAAAAGGTAGAGCgattcagaaaaaaaaactttacataaactgtacaaataaatCAAGCTGCTGAATAGTTTGCATCAATTATTTAACGCCAGATTTACCTGCAATATTAAGCACATCAACCCACGGGCGATGGGGATCGACAATACAAGTGGTTTTCTCATTCGTCTCAAGCCCTAAGATACTCTCAATAGTGAACGAACGTTTTGCAGCTTTTCTTCCCGATACCTTCCGAGTTTCTGCAGGCTGATGGTAAGCTTTTAAGTCACCAGTCAAATCTCGGGGGCGAACTTTGGCCATTATCCTCGATCACTTTCGCTCCCCTTACCAGCTCGCCTGCTCCCGTCCCATATATTTGTAGAATTTTGCGACGTCACTGATTAAAGTAATATAGTTGGAAAGTTTTAGCATTTGAATAAAGAACCCCCCACGTGGAAGCATGAGGCGATAATTGTTTATTTGTTGCATGTAATTAGCACCTAATAGGAGCAACAAGGGGGGCCACCCAGAGGGAGGAGGCAATGTTATCTCTCCCAAACAGCTAACACAACTTTCTTTCAAATCCTTTAAAACCTGCATTGTAGCAGTTCGGATTTTAAAACATACCCAAGAAATTTTAAATTCTGATTTCAAAATCGGAGAGGAAAACTTCATCCACAAGGTAATCTCTTAATAGTATTAGAATAATCCTGATGAATGTTTCCATACTTTTACATGCATATCTAATGTTGCATTCGTAATGACGGGAAAACAAAAGTACACGCTGGGATGCGCCGCAAATGCCGTTAAAGCTCAACGTAATTGTTCTCCATCTGCCGGCTTAGTTCAGTCAAACAATCACTTTAAATTACTTTAAATACATAAAGATGTTTGTTTATTTACTCCGCTTAAATATTAAGTAATTCGAGGACACTCGTATTCTTAAACTGCCATAATCCCTAAAATCCTTTTCATTTAGGAAATCAAATTGCGTTTTAATTAACATAacttaaattacaaaataaaccaATCCCAAGGATATTTGCCACATGGGTATGTTTTCTGAACGTCATGATCTTCAAAATTCATGCACCAAAAGTGTCTCGCGGTTCGCTAGACTGACGCACTTTCGATTTTCTCCCGTTCCACCCGAGATCTGCTGTTTGCTGTCAAGTTTGCAGAACTGAGAATCTCCATTGCGGCGCCAAATTCTCACTTTGCGGGATGAAGTTACACGGCAGATGGAAAAAGGGGTAGCATAATGTTTTGCGaaaaaaaactatatataaaaaaaacaaaaaaagtcaAGGAATATGATTTGTTCAGGTTTAACAGACACCAACTCCCTCTGGTCCCTAATTATCTGGCCCAGGCCAAGAAGTTtccttaaacaagagaaaatctgcagatgctggaaatcccagaaacgtcgactgtactttttttccccaggcttgctgggttcctccagaattttgtgtgtgaagaagtttcctcaaAATCTCGGACTTTCCTTGAAGCCTATGCAAACTTCAGCTGAACCAGTTGAAGGGCCTTTCCCCAGCAGAAGAGAGAGTAAAAGGCAGCAGCTACAGAGCCCTCTCCTTTCCCTGCCCCAATTCATCACCCCCTCTGCTTTTTTTAGTTGATTGGTTGTGTTATAATTCCTTCTGGGTGGATTCAGGTGTCCATTCCATCCTCTCTGGTGTTGGTGCCGTCCATCAGTCACATGGTTGTGGCGGCCTAACTCCAGTAGCCCAGACAGCCTTCAAATTACTAAGAACGAAGCTACCTTCATCCGGACATGTCAAAGCAGCGGGTGTGATTGTTAGGCCTCCAGCTGGTATTATGACCTTGGAAATGTATGATCGAGCTGTTGTTCCAAGCCCTGGGCAGGGGCTTCACTGGgagcaggacatttctgcagatgtacaatCCCTGCACCAAGAGCTATGGTCATTCTATCCCTCTTCATTCCCGGTCAGATTCTCCTCTCACACCTGCACCATCTGGGATCATCCCCATCCAACTCAGTTTTTGGGAGAGCAGCCACATCCATGCACAGGGACTAAGATGCATGTCGGGCATCTGGGTGTTTGACCATAAGAGTGGCAAAACAAGCCACCGTGTCCTTAGATCCTGTACAGATCAGCTGGTAGGAATATTTGCAggcatttttaaatgtttctcttCTTCAATCTGTAGTTCCCACGTGCTTTAACACCACTATCATCATGGTACCCAAGAAAAACAAGATGatgtgccttaatgactatcgcccagtggctCTGACATCCATTATTATgtgtgctttgagaggctggtcataaCAAGCATTAGCTCCAGCCTCCCAGACCATCTTGATCCACTACAATTCACCCACGCTGAAGCAGGTCTACTGTGGACACCATCTACCAGGCCTAAACTCATCTCTGGAGCTTCTGGTCAGCAAAGACCAGAATCTATTaatctattgtttattgactacagtctGAAATACTGTAACACTGAACAAACTCATCAGCAAGCTCCAGATCCTGGACGTCAGCCCCATtccctgcaaatggatccttgacttcctgaccaacagacagcAACAGCAATTAATAAGGATAGGTAGCAACACCTCTGTGACGATGATTCTAAATGTGGTGCTCCATCAGTTTGCATCTTCAGCCCGCTGCGCTTCTCCTTGTGCACTCACGATTGTGTGGCCAGGTTCTGCTCTAACCCCACCTACAAGTTTGCCGATACTACAACGTAGTGGGCCATATTGTCgaataatgatgagtcagagcacagaaaggagatagagagcttggCAGCATGGTGTCACGACAACAAACTTTCCCTTGATGTTAGCAGAACAAAAGGGCTGGTCATGTTGAATTCAGAAAGGGGTGGGTATGCCGCTCCTGTCTAAGTCAATGACGTTGAGGTTGAGAGCTTCCAATTCCAAAGTGTTAATACCACCAGTAGCCTGTCCTGGCCCAACCACGAAGACCACAatgcctcttcttcttcttcttcttcttcagaaaTTTGGTATGCTGTTGACCCTCACGAATTTTAATCAATGCACCACATAAGGCATCCGACCTGGATGCATACCGACTTGGTACGGCAACTGATCTGCATGtgaacacaagaaactgcagagagttgtgggcacagctcagcacatcacagaaaacagcctcccctctatgaaCTCAGTCTATATTTCTCACTACATTAGCAAAGCAGACAACATAAGCAAATTTCCCACCCACTCTATTCTCTCGTATTcccccttccatcaggcagaaggtacaaaagccaaaAAGCACACAGCACcaagctgaaggacagcttcaGCCCTGTTGTTATAAAAATACTAAatagttccctagtacaataagatggattcttgacctcacaatgaaCTTCAATGTTTacgtgcactgcactttctctgtgactcctacactttattctgcattgttgttgttCTACCTAAATGAACGGTGTAATGATTCTGATCTGTATGATCAGAATTCAAGACCAGTTTTTCAGGGGTATCTTGCTGCATGTGATAAAACAATTCCAATTTTTTTTGTTAGATCTTTCCATTTTCATTTGATGTGCTTAGCCTAAACTTTTAATCAAGTTTGGTCATCAGCCGTAATCTTGCTATTTTTTTTCCTCCTTCAAATTTGTGTTGACAGCTCTTCAACTGAAGCGCATCGGGAAATTGTAATAGATTAAACGGAATTAAACAACTACGAGTTGATGCTGATACCGCTAGgtgaatgtgcaaaaaaaaatttacTGACTGTTCTCCTTAATTATTCCTTCGATGATTTGGTCCTTAAGGCCAGTCCAGGTTTATTTCTTCTTAGATGGCTCATGAGACTCATATGGGAGTTAGAAACTCTTCCACAGAGCTCTGTGTTGATTCTACACAACCGGCGACGACCTTTTTGAGCGGCAGCAGGAGGGGCGAAGAGGAAAGGTGGGGTGAATGTGACAATAGTAGCCAAAATAAAATGCAAGGCAAcgacatacacacacaaaaaagaTATCCGTTAAATCTTCGTCAAAATGAGCCTGTCAAGGACTGGATTGGAGGACAGATAATGAAGAGGAATCCTTTCCGCTTGGTTTGCAATTCACTGAGTTAACCTGCCTGGTTAAACTCCAGCAAAACAATCGGACGTACTCAGTGCTTCCATAAACGAAGCTCTTTCCATTTCAGTTTCAGCTATCCTGAGCTGGGCGTGGGGAGGGGACTCCACACGAGGAGGGATGACCACCGCGAAATAAAGCCAGTTGCTGTCCGCCTCCAGCATCTCGCATCATTCCCCACGCACTCCTTCGCACCGACACAGGAAGTCACATTTAATTGACAGTGTGACCAGCCAACCAGCTGCCAGTGGGCGCAGCCGTCTGGCCAATGGCGGCAGAATTTCCGCTAGGTGACGTCCCAGCTCTGGACGCTTCATCGGCCCCGACTCGCAGGGGAGGCTCGTCGTTCTGCCGAGAGGCCG encodes the following:
- the hesx1 gene encoding homeobox expressed in ES cells 1 isoform X1, translated to MAKVRPRDLTGDLKAYHQPAETRKVSGRKAAKRSFTIESILGLETNEKTTCIVDPHRPWVDVLNIAAFPGTSCPNSSERSRHLPYTRKEDNESDRDLHCAKVNRRSEHRVSYPPNCCWLRGRRPRTAFSRSQIEVLEEEFRLNCYPGIDVREELAQKLALDEDRIQIWFQNRRAKLKRSHRESQFLMVKNALISSDVQNQKRV
- the hesx1 gene encoding homeobox expressed in ES cells 1 isoform X2, translated to MLEADSNWLYFAVVIPPRVESPPHAQLRIAETEMERASFMEALTFPGTSCPNSSERSRHLPYTRKEDNESDRDLHCAKVNRRSEHRVSYPPNCCWLRGRRPRTAFSRSQIEVLEEEFRLNCYPGIDVREELAQKLALDEDRIQIWFQNRRAKLKRSHRESQFLMVKNALISSDVQNQKRV